The Saprospiraceae bacterium genome includes the window TTGACCAAATCCAGTGAAACCGGTTCGGACTCACAATTGGCGATTTTTTTTATCTCTTGCAGATCGTCTGTCAATTGCCCCAAAGTTAAGTGGGCTGGATCATGATAAGGGTCATATAGTTCATCTGTATCTATTGACCAATAATAGTCCACCGAACCGATTTCGATCATATCCCCTTTTTGGTTACGTAGTTCTTGCAACAGGTTTATCAGCGCCCTTTCTATTTCATTTATATCGACTTGTAAGCCCATTTTAGTTGATGATTTTAACAATGTTGTTGTAAAACGTTTGAATCTCTTTTTCTAAATGAGCAATTCTCGATTGCATGATTTTTTGTTTTACCTGCTCATTTGGCGCATTTTTAAGTAATCCCAAATTATCATAATTCATGGGGTTTTGTTTATATTTTTCAAGTTTTTCCACATGTTCAACCATTCTTTTGTAATTTGATTTCGCAGCCTTATATTCGTTTTTTGATAATCTACCTTTCGCATGTTCGATCTCTTCTTTGATACTTGGTTTATTCTTACCACCCCCTCTTGTAGAAAAATCTGTATTTTCTTCCTGGACTTGTTCGATAATTTGTTCTACGGTTTCTAAAGAGGTGACCGAATATACAATGTGTGAAGAAAACGCCGTAAGCATCGACTTTAAGCACCAGAAAGAAAGTAACACCAATACCAAAAGCAATAAAGAGTTGAATGTAAAACTTTTCTTACGTAGAATCAAATCCATTAGTAGAACGGTTTATATGATAATTTTGACTAAAATACGCTTAATTTTTAATATAACAATTAATGCACTTTTTACGTTCCACTTTTTAGTAGTTTCTGATTCGCAAATGTCCCCTTGGTTTTCTTGAAATACAGATGTGAATTCGAGACGAGTGATGAATATAGATTCCCCTTTACCTACCTATATTCTATCGTCTGAAGGACATGACTATTATTGGCGACCAGGATAATTTCTCGCTTGCCTACCTTGATTGATTTCATGTCTTTGGCGTCATTGGGTGCAAAAAAGCCACTTTCCGCTAGTGGTGCAGGGACAAATTCGCCTTTCCCGTTCCCTTTTAGCAATAGCCCGACGCCAGCGTCATTGCGAGGCGTTTCTATTTCTGATTGGTATAAGTTTCCTGAGATTAGTAAATCTTTGTTTCCATCGAGGTCGTAGTCTTTTATCAGGATATTATTAATGGAAGATACCTGCGCCAAATTGGGCAAGGGCTTGAAATCAAAACGGCCATTTCCAAGGTTTTCAACATAGGCGGAAGCAAAGGTTTTAGCCTGCAGGTTTAAGGCTGTATTAAGCGTTGTGCCGTAAATATCTAATAAATTGGATTCACCAAATTTTTCGTAGCTATCAAATTCCTTACTCAGGGACGGAATTTGTTGCGTTGAGCAATCTTTGCCACGGACGGGGAAGGGCGTGCCATGTTCATAATAACTCAAGACGATGTCCAGGCTTCCATTGTCATCAAAATCATAGCTGTATACCTCAAAAGGTTCTTCTGGGCTGGCTTTGTACTTGTAGTTCAGCCCAAGGTTGCCTACTACCAGATCCTGGTCGCCATCTCCATCCATATCATCCGCTGATATGGCATAGTACCAGCCATTCGACTCCTCTAGCCCTTCTATGGCTTCCTTGTCAAAGGTGCCTCCTGCGGATTGAGAAAACAGGGTGACTGGCATCCATTCGCCTACGATGGCCAGATCGTCCATGCCATCCCCATTTTGGTCTACCCAACAAGCAGCGGTTACCATCCCCAGTTGGCTAAGGCCAGGGGCTTTGGCTGTCGTAACATCCACAAACTTGCCCCCTTGGTTTTCGAGCAGGTAACTATTGGCTGGGTTAGGATATCGCCCTGGTATCAATCTTCCGCCCACAAATAAATCGATATCGCCGTCCTTGTCAAAATCGTTGGGTTTTACGCACGAACCACTCGATAAATACGCGGGCAGGGCATTCAGGCTTTTTACAAATTTACCTTTGCCATTGTTGAGGTACAACCTGTCTTGCAATGCCGGATCATCCACTTCAAATTCATTTCCGCCGCTAACGACAAACAAATCGAGATCTTTGTCGCCATCAGCATCAAAAAACGCTATGCCCATATCTTCACAGGCACGGTCCTCGGACCAGGCGCCGTTTTCAATGGGGTCAAATCCGCCCTTGCTGTTTTGCAAATATAAAGTACCCGAAAAACCGGCAGCGCCCCCGATAAAAAAGTCTTCTCTTTGATCACCATTTACATCACCTACACCGATGCAAGGACCAAACTGTGACATTTTGTGCGGCAAAAGTACCTCCCGAGCATAATCATCGTATTCATTCTCTTTGTGTAGGGTTTTATCTAAAGTCACAACATCCGACACTTGTTTGAAAATAACCTCGGACGTATTATTGGCCGTTGCCTGATCCGGTTTGGCCTCACTTTGATTGACTTCCAATAATTGATTGGCGGTGATGTTCTCCAAAGTGCTGACCGTGCCATCTTGCCATTTAATGACGGCCTTTTCTACTGTAGTTGCTGCGCCTAGTCCAAAGTGCACGATGTCTTCACTTTTAGACATAAAACCTCTTGCATTGGACACTTGAATAAGCTGCCAGAATTTGTTATCCCGATACAGGGTGACCGTTGTTCCATAGCTGCTTTCATTATTCGAGGTATTCAGTTTAAACCGAAGGTAGTTGCCCTCCCGATTTTCTACGGCATTGTTTTTGTAGAGCAAGGCTTTTTCATCCATATTGTTGATGACGAGGTCCAAATCACCATCCATATCAAGGTCGGCATAAGCGGCGCCATTGGATAAGGTGGGCAAGTCCAGGCCCCATTCATCGACCATTTTCTTGAAGGTATAATCTCCATTGTTTTTGTAAATATAGTTGGCCAACTTGTCGCTCGGCGCCAGTTTGACAAATTCCATGACATCAATAACTTCTTCGGGGGCTTTGCCCAGTTTTTGTGCTACCCGGTTTAAGCTATCCAGCAAATGATCATACTTGGCCTGAAGATCACTGTAACGGCTGTTGTTTTTGACCCCATTTGAAACAAAAATATCTTTGTAGCCATCATTATCGAAATCGGCGAATAAAGGAGCCCAGCTCCAGTCGGTATTGGAAACACCTGCTAATTGAGCCAGGTCACTAAAGGTACCGTTGCCATTGTTTCGTTGGAGGGTATTAAACATGTATTGGTAGTGTCCCCCTGTCTTTACCTGGTTCCAGAATGCTTCTGGTTTCATCGCTCCCATGTGGGTCTTTATCCTTTTATGGTCTTCAGCCACCATATCGACCACTAGCACATCCAAAAAGCCGTCATTGTCATAATCAGCCACATCACTGCCCATGCTGAAGTTGGAAATATGTTTTGTAGTTTCATATACCTGATCGATAAAGGTGCCATCTTTTTGGTTGATGTAAACATGGTCGGGCACATCAAAATCGTTTGTGACGTAAATATCCATCCAGGAGTCGTTATTAAAATCGCCAACAGATGCGGAAAGCCCAAAGGCGAAGTTTCTAAGTTTTGCACTGTCTGTGATGTCTATAAACTTCCCGTTCCCCGTATTTTTATACAACTTATCGCTGAATAACCTGTTGGAAGCCATGGATTTGTCTAATTGGCCACCCACCCCGGGAATACTTGGTGGCTGATTGACCAGGTACATATCGACCAGGCCATCTTTGTCAAAATCACAAAAAATCGCCTGTATGGAAAAACCCTGGTCAGCTAGTCCAAAAGATCGAGCACTTTCAGTAAAAGTAAGGTCACCATTGTTCAGATAAAGTTGATTAGCGCTGTGCTCATCCTCCAGGTATACATTGCGACAAACATAAATGTCTTGGTCCCCATCCCTATCAATGTCTACAAACGTAACGCCGCTTGACCACAGTTTATCCTGCGTAATGCCAGCGCTTTTGGAAATGTCCTTAAATTCAAAATTTCCCAGGTTTAAATACAGCCGGTCTGCTGACTGGTTTCCGGTAAAAAATAGATCAGGTAAGCCATCGTTATTGATATCACCAACAGCCACTCCACCACCAGTAATGAACTCAACGTTGATGATATGGTTGTTTTCGCGAGTCTGTACCACATTGTTTTGAAAATCTATGTTAGAATGACTACTTGGTATGAGCGAAAATAGTTTGCCATCATTTGTGGTCATATCAAAATCCTTTTGACAGCTTCCACAGATCAGCGATAAAATGATTCCTAGTTTATAAAATCTACGCATGAATTTTTTTTGTTTATTACTTTATAATTCTGGTTCTTTGACAAATCTCGTGATCTAAAGGCCATCCTAAAAAGAATGCAACATTTCCTCTGGTTGTTTTTGCTTTCTTTTTATGATTGCCACGAAATTTGTCAAAGAAGTCCTATAAAAAATAGTTCATTTGCGGTGTTCAAATGTAATGAGTTTTTATGGAATAAGAAAACGTGGGTTTAAGCTACAATTGTCGGCTAATCTTCGTTTCTTAAGGTGGAGAATAAATTATAAAAAGATGAGCGCAAAAAGACATTGGAGTATTCTTAAATCATTCATCCTGATGCTTTTACTGGCAGGATGTCAAGGTTCTGACGAAAAAGACCAGGTTGACAACAAAGCTTATGAGGCAAAGGTGAAACCCGACGCCGCCACCCTTGATATGATCCAAAAAGTGAAAGCGGCCTATTCGAAAATTGACCCGCAAAACGTGGCCTATGTGTTGAATGAAAAAAGGGTGGTTCAGTTAAAGGAAAAGTTAGATAAAATGGAGGTTGGGGCGGCTAGAAATGTGGTCTTGTATGACTATGGGGTGGAGCTGTTGCGATCAGGGCAAACCGACGAGGCCATCGATGTTTTCGAGAACTTTTATAATTTCTTTCGCGATAAGGAATTTCCGGATAAGATGAAAACGATGGATGAATTCAAGACCCAACTAGCGATCAGTTATATGAGAAAGGGGGAACAAGAGAATTGTCTGACTAATCACACCAATGAGTCTTGTATTATTCCTATCTCTCCCAAGGCCCAGCATACGAATCGGGAAGGCTCAACCAAGGCCATTGAATACCTAAAGTCATTTCTGGAAATTAATCCCTTTGATTATGAGATGCAGTATTTATTGAATATTGCTTATATGACCTTAGGCGGTTATCCTGATGAGGTGCCGGAGGAATTTCTTATTCCAGCGGAATATTTTGACCAGCGGAATTTCCCAAAATTTCAGGATATAGCCATGGATTTAGGGGTAGATGTGAATGAGATGTCTGGAGGGATTTGCCTGGATGATTTCAACCAGGATGGTTTTCTTGATATCATGGTTTCCTCCTGGGGCTTTGAGAACCAAATCCGATATTTTGAAAATGATAAGAAAGGTGGATTTACCGACAAAACATCCTTTACTGGCTTGGTGGGGGTTACGGGAGGTTTGAATCTGAAACATGCAGATTACAATAATGATGGCTATTTGGATTTTATTATACTGCGAGGAGCCTGGCTGGAGGATTTTGGTGGAATACCTAATTCGCTGATCCGGAATAACGGTGATGGTACCTTCACTGATGTGACGGTGGAGGCCGGACTTTTTTCCCCACGGCCCACCCAGACCGCCATTTGGGCTGATTTCAACTTAGATGGGTGGCTGGATATTTTCATTGCCAATGAATCCTCCTCCAAAGGTGAAAACAAGTGCGAGCTTTTTCTCAATAATACAGATGGCACCTTCACAGATGTGGCACAGAAAGCAGGCATCAGAGCGACCGGATTTTTCAAAGGGGTGGACTCCGGTGATCTAAATAATGATGGTTTTCCGGATTTGTACATTTCCAATTTTAATGGAAAAAATTTGTTATATATTAATGCTGGTACCGAAGGTGGTTTGTCCTTTAATTTGGCTCCTGATAGTGCTGGGGTAGCTGGGCCCAATGAAAGTTTTTCCACCTGGATATTCGATTACAACAATGATGGCCTGGAAGATATTTTTGTCTCGGGCTATTCTAATGCTGAAAAATCGCCCGCAAACATCTTGATGGCGAGCATCAAGAATCCGCTTGATTACCGCCTGGAAGACCACCAAGTTAAACTGTATAAAAATAATGGAGATGGTACCTTTACCAATATTTCAAAAGATGCGGGCTTAAGGGAACCAGCCACTACGATGGGCTGTAACTTCGGTGATCTGGACAATGATGGGTTTCTCGATTTTTACCTGGCTACTGGCGATCCGAGCTTTCTCTCGATTGTCCCCAACAAGATGTATCGAAATATCGATGGAAATTTCTTCGAAGACGTAACCTTCAGTGGTGGATTTGGGCATATTCAAAAAGGCCATGCCGTAGGATTTGGGGATTTGGACATGGATGGCGACCAGGATATTTATGCGGTAATGGGGGGGGCCTATGAAGGGGATACTTTTCAAAATTTATTGTTCGAAAACCCCATGGGCAACAAAAACAATTGGATAAATATCCTGTTGGAGGGGCGTACAAGTAATCGCTCGGCGATCGGTGCAAAGATAATAGCCACCATCAATGAAGATGGGAAAACCAGAAAAGTGTACCACACCGTAGGTACCGGCGCTAGCTTTGGCGGGAATAGCTTGATGGCCGAAATCGGCTTGGGCAAAGCCACGGTGATAGATACCCTTGAAGTTATTTGGCCTAATCAGGCCAGAACCTCCTCTATTTTTAAGTCTGTAGCAGTAAATGCGGTGATTAGAATTATAGAAGGTGAAAATGAGCTTAAACCGACGGGCCTGGGTGCCTTAACTTTTACAAAATCAGGGCATATGCATCATCATTAATAGCGAACGCAGTGTACGGGCCATTTTTGGCAGGGCCAAACCAACGTGCAAAACCCCTTCGACCGGCTGGATCTATAGCGCATCACTTTCCAAGTGAAATCCGGGATCATTGCGGATTATTTTTTAGCTTTATTGGCGTGTCTATTTTGCTTCTGGGAAAGTAAGTGACCTGCTAACTAAGTGGAAATAAACGCAACTGTTGGTGACTAAGTAAAAGGTGTAATGCGTTAATGCGAGACGTTGGGTGCTATGCTAGTGTATTAAAAAAGTAATAGGAATAAAAGGAGTAAATAAAAAAATCAATTGAGAAAAAATAGGGATAGGAGAGATGAATCTCATTTGATAAAACTTGCAATAACGTACAGAATGGCGTACTTTTGAATGTACGAAAAATAAACGATAAAAAATGAAAGCAATAACAATAACCTCCTTAAGATCAAAGATGAAATATTACTTTGATTTGGTAAGTAAATCGATGGATGTGATAATAATACCAAGAAATAATAATGATGATGATGCCATAGTAATCATGTCGATACGAGAATATAATTCGCTGAAGGAAACTGAATATTTATTATCAAGTGCAAAAAACAGACAAAGACTTGAAGCATCAATAAATCAGTTAAAAGAAGGAAAAACAAGGATTTATACAATAGACGAGTAGAAAAAAGTATGAAGATCGAATTTACAGAACATGGATGGGAAGATTTTGAATATTGGATAGAAACAGATAAAGAAATAGTAAATAAGATAAAGGAATTAATAAAATCGATACGTCAAACACCATTTAAAGGACTAGGGAAGCCAGAACCATTAAAGCATAGTCTGAAAGGTTTTTGGTCAAGAAGAATCACCCAAGAACATAGATTAGTATATAAGATAACAGGGAAGAAAAGTGAAGATCAAAAATGTTCAATAATCCAATGCCGATATCATTATGATGATTGAAAGGGTGTTAAGAAAGCACATCACCCAACACAGTGCATGCGTCCATGCTGCCGAATGGTAAATGGGTTGAATTTTTTAGAACATGTTGACTAGGTAAAATGAAAATGATAAATTGGAAAAAATAAAACAGCAGCACGGCGCATGCACAGGCTGTTGAACCAAGGGAGTTTGAAGGGAGACTTTCACGTAGGACGCTGTGAGATCGTGGGAGCAAAATTCCCCTGCGTGACTCGATTGTGTGCAAATATTACCTGAATTAGAATAAAATCGATGGATTTATTAAGAAAAAGAGAGGATAGATGAAACTATCAGAACATCAAATCAAGGAAATAGCAGAACTTTTAGATAGTGGAATGATATGTTATATCCACAAGGAAACAGGAGAAATCAAGTCAATAATTGATCCGGATGACATTTATGGTGATACCGAATTTTGGGAAGAAGAGTTGGAAGAGATTGAGCAGAATATTGAGAAGTACCTGAAGATTGAAAAAATGCCACCAGAAAAGTCTTTTAGGATAATGGAAGAGTTTACGGCTGAAGTATCAGATAGAGATGTAAGAGCTAGGTTAGAATACGCCTTAAATAGTAGCAAACCATTTAGAAACTTTAAATATGAAGTTAGTTACAATGAAATTATTCGTCAAAGCTGGTTTAAATTTAAATCGAGGAAATATGAAGAATGGGTTAAAAATTATCTAAATGGTAAATAATACATAGAGGCTGGTGCAATTGCCCCTTCAGCCAAAGGTCGAGACATTGAACGAAGGGTGGCCCAGCTCCTTGGAAACACCTTCTGCTATGGGTTTTCAAAAGCTTCTTAAAATACTAAGCGGGTTGCGTGATGAGAAGTGGAAGCGTTTGCTCAAGGCCGCTTGGCAAAATAATTTGTAAGCCAAAGTTTGATAGCGGATGGAGGCATTAGGCCGGGAATACGCTTTAATTCTGTACATCCAAAAGTGGTGTATCTCGAAAAAAATACTATAGCATGTGCCTAAAATTTAAAAAAAATAGGGGCAATTTTGTAGCATGAAATTTGAAATAAAACAGCTTTATCGAGCAGCGTTATGGGTTAGCATATTGGGAATAGGTGTCTTTGTCATAGATTTTGGGTTTAATCAACCCGATTTTATCCAACAAATATTGGACGGATTTTACTTTTTGGTCATTGCGATAGGGCTTATTTCTACTTTTACACGCTATTTTGCAAACAGGAAGTTATTCCTCAGAAGGGTTTTTGCTTTTGATTTTTTGTCTGTGGTTTATACCCTGTATATTTTTTATATGTACCTCTTTGTAGGTGAAGCGTTCAAGACAGATTTAATTCTCGAAAATCCTATTTGGGTCATTTTTGCCGTAATTCTTACTTTTTTCCGTGAATTTTTTGAAATCAAACTAGACTTTAATCGTACTTATCTCAATCCAGCCCAGCTTTTTATTTTTAGTTTTTTAGTTATTATACTTTTGGGTGCATTAATGTTGATGCTGCCGAATGCAACGAATGATAGCTTATCTTTTTTAGATGCTTTGTTTACATCCACAAGTGCGGTTTGCGTCACGGGGCTGATCGTGGTGGATACCGCTACTTATTTCACCACTTTTGGGCAATTTATCATTTTGTGTTTAATACAGATTGGTGGTTTGGGGATCTTGACATTTGCGAGCTATTTCAGCTATTTTTTTAAAGGGGCAAGCACTTATGAAAATCAATTGACTTTGAGCGAGTTGACCAATTCCCGGAAAATCGGTGAAGTATTCAGTGTCTTAAAATACATCATACTCATTACATTTATCGTGGAAGGTATTTCGGCTGTTTTGATATTTTCAACCTTGAGTAATGCTGATTTTGGTTCGTATAAAGCGCAATTATTTTTTTCTGTTTTTCACGCAATTTCTGCATTTTGTAATGCAGGATTTTCGACTTTGAGTAATAGTATTTATGAAGAGGGGTTTAGGTTTAATTATGGGTTACAAATAGTGATAATGCTGACGTTTGTATTAGGTGGATTAGGCTTTCCTATTGTAGTCAATATTTTGGCGTATTTGAGATACCAATTTGTTCAACTTTTTTTTAAAAAAAGGGAAAATAAAAAACATCGCCCCTGGGTACTTAATATCAATAGCCGAATCACCTTGGCTACTACGATTTTATTGACATCGTTTGCTTTTGTACTGTTTTTTATGTTAGAATACAATCATACCCTTGCCGATCATTCCTTGTTTGGCAAAATCGTTACCGCGCTTTTTGGGGCAGCTACACCTCGAACGGCAGGCTTCAACTCGGTAGATTTGACGGCTATGACTTTTCCGACTATAATGATCACTTTTCTTTTGATGTGGATAGGGGCATCACCTGCTTCTACAGGTGGTGGTATCAAAACAAGTACTTTCGCTATTGCGGCCTTGAATATTTTGAGTTTGGCAAGGGGAAAATCCAAAATTGAGATTTTTAGGAGAGAAATTGCAGATATATCCATAAAAAGGGCATTTGCAACTATTTCGCTTTCCTTGATTGTAATAGGGGTGGGCATTATGTTTATTACTATTTTTGACCCTGAGAAGGGATTGTTGAATATAGGGTTTGAATGTTTTTCTGCCTATAGTACAGTAGGATTAAGTTTGGGGATAACGGGCAGTTTGAGTGTGGGAAGTAAAGTCGTACTTATTGTCATTATGTTTGTAGGTAGAGTGAGTATGCTCTCAATTGTCATTGCATTGATCAAAAAAGTAAAACATGAAAATTACCATTATCCCACCGAAGAGATAACGATTAACTAAAAGGATATAAATGAAATATATCATTGTAGGGTTGGGGAACTTCGGAGCCTCACTTGGCAAAAAACTCACAGCACAAGGAAACGAGGTTATCGGGATTGATATCAAAATGTCAAAAGTTGATTTGTTCAAAGAAAAAATATCACATACCATATGTATGGATGCTTTGGATGAATTTACGGTTTCAGGTTTGCCATTACAAGATACAGATGCAGTAATTATTGCGATTGGGGAGGACCAAGGCGCCAACGTCATGGCAACGGCTTTATTCAAAAATTTTCAAGTAAAGCGGTTAATCAGCAGGGCTATCAATCCGCTTCATGAACGGGTATTAGAAGCCATTGGCGTAGATGAAATCGTACATCCAGAAGAAGAAACAGCCGAACGTTGGGCCAAAAAACTTTGCTTGAAATATGTGGTCGATTCTTTTGAGCTGAGCGATGATTACAGCATTATAGAAATCAAAGTGCCTAGCCAATTTGTTGGTAAAACGATAATAGAAATTGGATTAAAGTCGAATTATAACCTATTAGCACTTACAACGATTAAAAAAATAGAAGTCAAAAGTATATTGGGCAAGCACAGAACTGAAAATAGGGTTCAAGGTGTCGCTTCACCTGAAACGATCCTTGAAAAAGATAATATTCTTGTTCTTTATGGTGCTAACAAGGATTTACAAAATTTTATTAATCAATAGACTTGATGGACGGAATGATCAAGTATAAATTGGAATAATGGATAAAAGAGAAGACTCCTATAATACTAATGGCCAAATTCCAACGCCATTTGCCCAGACTTACTTTCATGGCACAAAAGCTGATCTAAAAATTGGAGACTTAATCGAAGTTGGTTTCATCAGTAACTTTGGACAAAGAAAAAAAGCAAAATTCATTTTCTTAACAGCAACATTAGATGCCGCTATCTGGGGGGCTGAACTCTCCCTGGGAAATGAAAGAGAACGAATTTATTTAGTAGAACCAACAGGGGCAATTGAGGATGACCCCGATTTAACAGATAAAAAATTCCCGGGTAATCCAACAAAATCGTACCGTTCAACCCAGCCTTTTAGGGTCGTCGGAGAAGTTACTGTTTGGAAAGGACACTCAGCAGCGCAAGTTAAGGCAATGAAAGATGGATTAGCGAAGCTTAAAGAGCAAGGTATTCATTCCTTAAACGACTAATCCTGCCTATCGGAGCCATTTCCCTGGCACCTTCCTTACAAGATGTGCTAGTATACGATCATCGGTGGGCGAGATTCGGCGAAAGGCGAGACGAGGAAGAGGGAAAGCGTGTTTTCCAAAATTCCCACCACATCCACTAAGAGAAGGATAAAGACCTATGGTTTGATGATCGATAGCAGCTATGAACCATCGACTGTCAACGACCGACCGCCAAGCTCCACTTTCTCACCGCTTCACCGCCCACATTTCAATTTCCACCAACAAGGTAAAAAGAAGCGGTGTTTGCACGGCTGTCCGGACGGGCTTAGGATCTTTGAAGTAGGCAGTATATACCTCATTGAACCTGGGCCAATTGTCGAGGTCGGTCAAATAGACATTGACTTTGAACACATCATTGAAGTCACAGCCAGCGCTTTGCAGCTGGTGTTGGCAATTCTTCAAGGTGTAGTGGGTTTGTTCTTCGATGGTGTCGCCAATAATGGCACCGCTGGTGTCAATGGCCGCCTGGCCAGAAATCACGACCAGTTGCCCCGGTGTCACC containing:
- a CDS encoding VCBS repeat-containing protein, with translation MRRFYKLGIILSLICGSCQKDFDMTTNDGKLFSLIPSSHSNIDFQNNVVQTRENNHIINVEFITGGGVAVGDINNDGLPDLFFTGNQSADRLYLNLGNFEFKDISKSAGITQDKLWSSGVTFVDIDRDGDQDIYVCRNVYLEDEHSANQLYLNNGDLTFTESARSFGLADQGFSIQAIFCDFDKDGLVDMYLVNQPPSIPGVGGQLDKSMASNRLFSDKLYKNTGNGKFIDITDSAKLRNFAFGLSASVGDFNNDSWMDIYVTNDFDVPDHVYINQKDGTFIDQVYETTKHISNFSMGSDVADYDNDGFLDVLVVDMVAEDHKRIKTHMGAMKPEAFWNQVKTGGHYQYMFNTLQRNNGNGTFSDLAQLAGVSNTDWSWAPLFADFDNDGYKDIFVSNGVKNNSRYSDLQAKYDHLLDSLNRVAQKLGKAPEEVIDVMEFVKLAPSDKLANYIYKNNGDYTFKKMVDEWGLDLPTLSNGAAYADLDMDGDLDLVINNMDEKALLYKNNAVENREGNYLRFKLNTSNNESSYGTTVTLYRDNKFWQLIQVSNARGFMSKSEDIVHFGLGAATTVEKAVIKWQDGTVSTLENITANQLLEVNQSEAKPDQATANNTSEVIFKQVSDVVTLDKTLHKENEYDDYAREVLLPHKMSQFGPCIGVGDVNGDQREDFFIGGAAGFSGTLYLQNSKGGFDPIENGAWSEDRACEDMGIAFFDADGDKDLDLFVVSGGNEFEVDDPALQDRLYLNNGKGKFVKSLNALPAYLSSGSCVKPNDFDKDGDIDLFVGGRLIPGRYPNPANSYLLENQGGKFVDVTTAKAPGLSQLGMVTAACWVDQNGDGMDDLAIVGEWMPVTLFSQSAGGTFDKEAIEGLEESNGWYYAISADDMDGDGDQDLVVGNLGLNYKYKASPEEPFEVYSYDFDDNGSLDIVLSYYEHGTPFPVRGKDCSTQQIPSLSKEFDSYEKFGESNLLDIYGTTLNTALNLQAKTFASAYVENLGNGRFDFKPLPNLAQVSSINNILIKDYDLDGNKDLLISGNLYQSEIETPRNDAGVGLLLKGNGKGEFVPAPLAESGFFAPNDAKDMKSIKVGKREIILVANNSHVLQTIEYR
- a CDS encoding Txe/YoeB family addiction module toxin; protein product: MKIEFTEHGWEDFEYWIETDKEIVNKIKELIKSIRQTPFKGLGKPEPLKHSLKGFWSRRITQEHRLVYKITGKKSEDQKCSIIQCRYHYDD
- a CDS encoding CRTAC1 family protein, with protein sequence MSAKRHWSILKSFILMLLLAGCQGSDEKDQVDNKAYEAKVKPDAATLDMIQKVKAAYSKIDPQNVAYVLNEKRVVQLKEKLDKMEVGAARNVVLYDYGVELLRSGQTDEAIDVFENFYNFFRDKEFPDKMKTMDEFKTQLAISYMRKGEQENCLTNHTNESCIIPISPKAQHTNREGSTKAIEYLKSFLEINPFDYEMQYLLNIAYMTLGGYPDEVPEEFLIPAEYFDQRNFPKFQDIAMDLGVDVNEMSGGICLDDFNQDGFLDIMVSSWGFENQIRYFENDKKGGFTDKTSFTGLVGVTGGLNLKHADYNNDGYLDFIILRGAWLEDFGGIPNSLIRNNGDGTFTDVTVEAGLFSPRPTQTAIWADFNLDGWLDIFIANESSSKGENKCELFLNNTDGTFTDVAQKAGIRATGFFKGVDSGDLNNDGFPDLYISNFNGKNLLYINAGTEGGLSFNLAPDSAGVAGPNESFSTWIFDYNNDGLEDIFVSGYSNAEKSPANILMASIKNPLDYRLEDHQVKLYKNNGDGTFTNISKDAGLREPATTMGCNFGDLDNDGFLDFYLATGDPSFLSIVPNKMYRNIDGNFFEDVTFSGGFGHIQKGHAVGFGDLDMDGDQDIYAVMGGAYEGDTFQNLLFENPMGNKNNWINILLEGRTSNRSAIGAKIIATINEDGKTRKVYHTVGTGASFGGNSLMAEIGLGKATVIDTLEVIWPNQARTSSIFKSVAVNAVIRIIEGENELKPTGLGALTFTKSGHMHHH
- the arr gene encoding NAD(+)--rifampin ADP-ribosyltransferase, with the translated sequence MDKREDSYNTNGQIPTPFAQTYFHGTKADLKIGDLIEVGFISNFGQRKKAKFIFLTATLDAAIWGAELSLGNERERIYLVEPTGAIEDDPDLTDKKFPGNPTKSYRSTQPFRVVGEVTVWKGHSAAQVKAMKDGLAKLKEQGIHSLND
- a CDS encoding type II toxin-antitoxin system Phd/YefM family antitoxin; the protein is MKAITITSLRSKMKYYFDLVSKSMDVIIIPRNNNDDDAIVIMSIREYNSLKETEYLLSSAKNRQRLEASINQLKEGKTRIYTIDE
- a CDS encoding TrkA family potassium uptake protein, whose protein sequence is MKYIIVGLGNFGASLGKKLTAQGNEVIGIDIKMSKVDLFKEKISHTICMDALDEFTVSGLPLQDTDAVIIAIGEDQGANVMATALFKNFQVKRLISRAINPLHERVLEAIGVDEIVHPEEETAERWAKKLCLKYVVDSFELSDDYSIIEIKVPSQFVGKTIIEIGLKSNYNLLALTTIKKIEVKSILGKHRTENRVQGVASPETILEKDNILVLYGANKDLQNFINQ
- a CDS encoding potassium transporter TrkG, with amino-acid sequence MKFEIKQLYRAALWVSILGIGVFVIDFGFNQPDFIQQILDGFYFLVIAIGLISTFTRYFANRKLFLRRVFAFDFLSVVYTLYIFYMYLFVGEAFKTDLILENPIWVIFAVILTFFREFFEIKLDFNRTYLNPAQLFIFSFLVIILLGALMLMLPNATNDSLSFLDALFTSTSAVCVTGLIVVDTATYFTTFGQFIILCLIQIGGLGILTFASYFSYFFKGASTYENQLTLSELTNSRKIGEVFSVLKYIILITFIVEGISAVLIFSTLSNADFGSYKAQLFFSVFHAISAFCNAGFSTLSNSIYEEGFRFNYGLQIVIMLTFVLGGLGFPIVVNILAYLRYQFVQLFFKKRENKKHRPWVLNINSRITLATTILLTSFAFVLFFMLEYNHTLADHSLFGKIVTALFGAATPRTAGFNSVDLTAMTFPTIMITFLLMWIGASPASTGGGIKTSTFAIAALNILSLARGKSKIEIFRREIADISIKRAFATISLSLIVIGVGIMFITIFDPEKGLLNIGFECFSAYSTVGLSLGITGSLSVGSKVVLIVIMFVGRVSMLSIVIALIKKVKHENYHYPTEEITIN
- a CDS encoding UPF0158 family protein, with the protein product MKLSEHQIKEIAELLDSGMICYIHKETGEIKSIIDPDDIYGDTEFWEEELEEIEQNIEKYLKIEKMPPEKSFRIMEEFTAEVSDRDVRARLEYALNSSKPFRNFKYEVSYNEIIRQSWFKFKSRKYEEWVKNYLNGK